The following proteins are encoded in a genomic region of Gossypium hirsutum isolate 1008001.06 chromosome D05, Gossypium_hirsutum_v2.1, whole genome shotgun sequence:
- the LOC121217979 gene encoding kiwellin-1, with product MKKQVICSTVFPLLCILLLFLSVEAQTCSPSGKIKGKTPPPGQCNQENDSDCCKDGKWYTTYKCSPPVSSQTKATLTLNSFEPDGDGGAPSECDNQYHSDDDPVVALSTGWYNNGKRCLNYINIHGNGRSVRAKVVDECDSTMGCDSDHDYQPPCPNNIVDASKAVWKALGVPESDWGGMDIYWSDTD from the coding sequence atGAAGAAGCAAGTAATTTGTTCGACTGTCTTTCCTCTCCTTtgcattcttcttctttttcttagtGTTGAAGCACAGACGTGCAGCCCTAGTGGCAAGATCAAAGGGAAAACCCCTCCACCAGGGCAATGCAACCAGGAAAATGATTCTGATTGTTGCAAGGATGGCAAGTGGTACACGACATACAAATGTTCACCCCCTGTATCAAGCCAAACGAAAGCAACACTGACGCTTAACAGCTTTGAGCCAGATGGAGACGGTGGTGCACCATCTGAATGTGACAACCAGTACCACTCCGATGATGACCCTGTGGTGGCACTTTCTACAGGGTGGTATAACAACGGAAAGAGGTGTTTGAATTATATCAACATCCATGGCAATGGAAGATCTGTGAGGGCTAAAGTTGTGGATGAATGCGATTCTACTATGGGATGCGATTCGGACCATGATTATCAGCCCCCTTGCCCTAACAACATTGTTGATGCCTCGAAAGCAGTTTGGAAGGCTCTTGGAGTGCCTGAGAGCGACTGGGGCGGGATGGATATCTACTGGTCTGATACTGATTAA
- the LOC121217160 gene encoding kiwellin-1 yields MTDYTSGMLTLIFPVPPFASTMTVFPLLCILLLFLSVEAQTCSPSGKIKGKTPPPGQCNQENDSDCCKDGKWYTTYKCSPPVSSQTKATLTLNSFEPDGDGGAPSECDNQYHSDDDPVVALSTGWYNNGKRCLNYINMHGNGRSVRAKVVDECDSTMGCDSDHDYQPPCPNNIVDASKAVWKALGVPENDWGGMDIYWSDTD; encoded by the exons ATGACCGACTATACGTCAGGCATGCTAACACTGATATTTCCCGTGCCGCCATTTGCGAGTACCATG ACTGTCTTTCCTCTCCTTtgcattcttcttctttttcttagtGTTGAAGCACAGACGTGCAGCCCTAGTGGCAAGATCAAAGGGAAAACCCCTCCACCAGGGCAATGCAACCAGGAAAATGATTCTGATTGTTGCAAGGATGGCAAGTGGTACACGACATACAAATGTTCACCCCCTGTATCAAGCCAAACGAAAGCAACACTGACGCTTAACAGCTTTGAGCCAGATGGAGACGGTGGTGCACCATCTGAATGTGACAACCAGTACCACTCCGATGATGACCCTGTGGTGGCACTTTCTACAGGGTGGTATAACAACGGAAAGAGGTGTTTGAATTATATCAACATGCATGGCAATGGAAGATCTGTGAGGGCTAAAGTTGTGGATGAATGCGATTCTACTATGGGATGCGATTCGGACCATGATTATCAGCCCCCTTGCCCTAACAACATTGTTGATGCCTCGAAAGCAGTTTGGAAGGCTCTTGGAGTGCCTGAGAACGATTGGGGCGGGATGGATATCTACTGGTCTGATACTGATTAA